A region of Pyxidicoccus parkwaysis DNA encodes the following proteins:
- a CDS encoding 2-oxo acid dehydrogenase subunit E2 — MPHLELRPKTHVSSFRKLSIGSWETAYDPTVYGTLTVRMDRAVAYMEAFQARTGVRLTVTHLVIKALAEALRRCPDANAVLRFSRIYLRNRVTVSALVARPEGNGTRLVPVRVEDADKKGLRELAAELEAAVRAEPEARRGWRMVERVPSPLLHLFTRVVSFLAVTLNLDMSRFGLPRDAFGAAVVTDVGMLGLDVAYLPLVPFTRVPVFLAPGAVRETAVVEGERVVVGKVMSVNASIDHRFIDGYHAGVIANTVRDMLEDPFTAFGLPEAVE; from the coding sequence ATGCCTCACCTGGAGCTGCGCCCGAAGACGCACGTGTCGAGCTTCCGCAAGCTGTCCATCGGAAGCTGGGAGACGGCGTATGACCCCACGGTCTACGGCACGCTCACGGTGCGGATGGACCGGGCGGTGGCCTACATGGAGGCCTTCCAGGCGCGCACGGGTGTGCGGCTCACGGTGACGCACCTGGTGATCAAGGCGCTAGCGGAGGCGCTGCGCCGCTGTCCCGATGCGAACGCGGTGCTCCGCTTCAGCCGCATCTACCTGCGCAACCGCGTCACCGTGTCCGCGCTGGTGGCGAGGCCGGAGGGTAACGGGACGAGGCTCGTGCCCGTGCGAGTGGAGGACGCGGACAAGAAGGGGCTGCGCGAACTGGCGGCGGAGCTGGAAGCCGCGGTGCGAGCGGAGCCGGAGGCCCGGCGCGGGTGGCGGATGGTGGAGCGCGTGCCGTCGCCGCTGCTGCACCTCTTCACGCGGGTGGTGTCGTTCCTCGCGGTGACGCTGAACCTGGACATGAGCCGCTTCGGCCTGCCGAGGGACGCGTTCGGCGCGGCCGTCGTCACGGACGTGGGGATGCTGGGGCTGGACGTCGCGTATCTGCCGCTGGTGCCCTTCACTCGCGTGCCCGTGTTCCTCGCGCCCGGCGCGGTGCGCGAGACGGCGGTGGTGGAAGGCGAGCGCGTGGTGGTGGGGAAGGTGATGAGCGTGAATGCGTCCATCGACCACCGGTTCATCGACGGCTACCACGCGGGTGTGATTGCCAACACGGTGCGGGACATGCTCGAGGACCCGTTCACCGCCTTCGGACTGCCGGAGGCGGTGGAGTGA
- the fni gene encoding type 2 isopentenyl-diphosphate Delta-isomerase, which translates to MSEDTTARRKDAHLDLCATGDVEPGQNSTLLECVRLVHCAMPEMAVEDVDLRTPFLGKTLSAPLLVTGMTGGTERAGTVNRDLARLAERHGLAFGVGSQRAMAEDASRAASYQVRQVAPTVALLGNIGLYQAVRLGVDGARRLMDAIGADGLALHLNAGQELTQPEGDRDFRGGYDVVESLVRAFGDRLMVKETGCGIGPDVARRLADLGVRNIDVSGLGGTSWVRVEQLRAKGMQAELGAEFSAWGIPTAAALATVRRAVGPDLRLVASGGIRTGLEAAKVLALGADLAGMALPLFRAQQAGGFEGAEAVLGVILAGLRQALVLTGSRSCAELRQRPRVVTGELKDWLAAL; encoded by the coding sequence ATGAGCGAGGACACCACAGCCAGGCGCAAGGATGCCCATCTGGACCTTTGCGCGACGGGTGATGTGGAGCCCGGGCAGAACAGCACGCTGCTGGAGTGTGTCCGGCTGGTCCACTGCGCCATGCCGGAGATGGCGGTGGAAGACGTGGACCTGCGTACGCCCTTCCTCGGCAAGACGCTGAGCGCCCCGCTGCTCGTCACGGGCATGACGGGCGGCACCGAGCGCGCCGGCACCGTCAACCGCGACCTCGCGAGGCTGGCCGAGCGCCATGGGCTCGCCTTCGGCGTGGGCAGCCAGCGAGCCATGGCGGAGGACGCCTCGCGCGCCGCGTCGTACCAGGTGCGGCAGGTGGCTCCCACGGTGGCGCTGCTGGGCAACATCGGTCTGTACCAGGCGGTGCGGCTGGGCGTGGACGGGGCGCGGCGGCTGATGGACGCCATTGGCGCGGACGGGCTGGCGCTGCACCTCAACGCGGGCCAGGAGCTCACGCAGCCGGAGGGCGACCGGGACTTCCGCGGCGGCTACGACGTGGTGGAGTCGCTGGTGCGCGCCTTCGGCGACCGGCTGATGGTGAAGGAGACGGGGTGCGGCATCGGCCCGGACGTGGCGCGGCGCCTGGCGGACCTGGGCGTGCGGAACATCGACGTGTCCGGTCTGGGCGGCACCTCGTGGGTGCGGGTGGAGCAGCTTCGCGCGAAGGGCATGCAGGCTGAGTTGGGCGCCGAGTTCAGCGCGTGGGGCATCCCCACGGCGGCGGCGCTGGCCACCGTGCGGCGGGCCGTGGGCCCGGACCTGCGACTGGTGGCAAGCGGAGGCATCCGTACGGGGTTGGAAGCAGCCAAGGTGCTCGCGCTGGGCGCGGACCTGGCGGGCATGGCGCTGCCGTTGTTCCGCGCGCAGCAGGCCGGTGGATTCGAAGGGGCGGAGGCGGTGTTGGGCGTCATCCTCGCGGGGCTGCGCCAGGCGCTGGTCCTGACGGGGAGCAGAAGCTGCGCTGAACTGAGGCAGCGGCCCCGGGTGGTGACTGGAGAGTTGAAGGATTGGTTGGCGGCCCTGTAG
- a CDS encoding zinc metalloprotease HtpX: MAAYSGPHNPSRGGFGGGGWHRLGNALKTTVLLAGLTALVLLIGEQLGGAQGLMYAGLFAVVMNFGSYWFSDRIALAIHGAQPLPYEQAPWLHQMIERLAARAGMPKPKVYLLPTRTPNAFATGRNPSHAAVAVTAGLMDILDQRELEGVLAHELGHVRNRDTLIGTVAATLAGVISYAAQMLFWFGGSMLSRSDDDDGGIADVLAKLGLLLVAPIAATLLQLAVSRSREYGADLAGAELSGDPDALADALLKLERGVEAMPYDRAPATSHLFIVNPLHHGGVMSLFSTHPPIPERVRRLREMGARAGGYKARGPGGWEYAY; the protein is encoded by the coding sequence ATGGCGGCTTACAGCGGTCCCCACAATCCCTCGCGCGGAGGTTTCGGCGGTGGTGGGTGGCACCGCCTCGGCAATGCCCTCAAGACGACGGTGCTGCTCGCGGGGCTGACGGCGCTCGTGCTCCTCATCGGCGAGCAGTTGGGCGGCGCGCAGGGCCTGATGTACGCGGGCCTCTTCGCGGTGGTGATGAACTTCGGTTCATATTGGTTCAGCGACCGGATTGCGCTGGCCATCCACGGCGCGCAGCCGCTGCCCTACGAGCAGGCGCCCTGGCTGCACCAGATGATTGAGCGCCTGGCGGCTCGCGCGGGCATGCCCAAGCCGAAGGTGTACCTGCTACCCACGCGCACGCCCAATGCGTTCGCCACCGGCCGCAATCCGAGTCACGCGGCGGTGGCGGTGACGGCGGGGTTGATGGACATCCTCGACCAGCGCGAGCTGGAGGGCGTGCTGGCGCACGAGCTCGGCCACGTGCGCAACCGGGACACGCTCATCGGCACGGTGGCGGCGACGCTCGCGGGTGTCATCAGCTACGCGGCGCAGATGCTGTTCTGGTTCGGTGGTTCCATGCTGTCGCGCAGTGACGACGACGACGGTGGCATCGCGGATGTGCTCGCCAAACTTGGCCTGCTGCTGGTGGCGCCCATTGCCGCCACGCTGTTGCAGCTGGCGGTGAGCCGCTCGCGCGAGTACGGCGCGGACCTCGCGGGCGCGGAGCTGAGTGGCGACCCGGATGCGCTGGCGGACGCGTTGCTCAAGCTGGAGCGCGGCGTGGAGGCGATGCCCTACGACAGGGCCCCTGCGACATCGCACTTGTTCATCGTCAACCCGCTGCACCATGGCGGAGTCATGTCGCTGTTCTCCACGCACCCGCCGATTCCGGAGCGCGTGCGCAGGCTGCGGGAGATGGGCGCCCGCGCGGGTGGCTACAAGGCTCGCGGCCCTGGTGGCTGGGAGTACGCGTACTAG
- a CDS encoding efflux RND transporter permease subunit, whose protein sequence is MFVDFFIRRPVFAIVCSILLTLVGAIAIPTLPIAQYPDLAPPQVTVTSNYVGASSEVVESAVTIPLEQELNGVEGMRYITSTSGNDGVSTITITFEPTRDIEVAAVDVQNRVSRAAARLPSQVNQTGIVVNKASSQMLMTVALFSPDERYDAKFLSNYADVNLKDAIKRVRGVGEVRIFGERKFSMRLWLDPTELARRKLTPQDVTRALQEQNLQVAAGAVGQPPSSEEQPYQLAVRARGRLVEPEEFGEIVLMRQNDGKSVRVKDVGRVEMGAENYGTLLRFNGKQAVGLAIFQLPTANALDVRDGVYSELERLSKQFPPGMEFMTGTDTTLAVRASIKEVLHTLVEAIALVILVIFLFLHGWRSVLITAFTLPVSLVGTFAFVQLMGFSINTLTLFGLTLATGLVVDDAIVVIENIERLMVERHLTPVQAAREGMKEVSGAVIAISIVLVAVFVPVALFPGTTGAIYRQFALTIAASVALSTFCALTLTPALSARMLKHHEGEKWIFFRWVDKALDATRAVYGRNLRRLLKHPLIVLVAFLLCIGGTVMLFRSAPTGFIPDEDQGYIIVSLQGPEGMSLAQTEKVMAEVEKILSAQPETRAVFAIGGFSLQGSGANMATMFTALKPWEERPGKNQTVAALVERLRGPFSKIGGARVIPFQPPAIRGVGSVGGFQFVVEDIQGTSSLDQIASAVQQLVAKGNEDGQLRGVFTTFNADTPLLDVEVDRQKAKALGVPIEQIFGTMQVYMGSQYVNDFNYANRTYRVYVQAEQQFRDSPQDIGAFYVRSDSNDMIPLESLVKVEPTVSAQVIRHYNLFRSVEINGQGAPGVSSGQALDKMESIAAQVLPQGMGSEWTGISLEQKQSGGQTMIIFGLGLLFVFLVLSAQYESFSLPLVIILSVPLAIMGAIGLQLWRGYANDVFCQVGLVMLVGLASKNAILIVEFAEQLRATGKSAIDAVVEAAEVRLRPILMTSIAFLLGVVPLMTASGAGAASRNSLGTAVFGGMLVSTVVNFVFIPGLYVLMQKLRGEAKRSTGEDEAVPAPAPSH, encoded by the coding sequence ATGTTCGTCGATTTCTTCATCCGCCGGCCCGTCTTCGCCATCGTCTGCTCCATCCTGCTGACGCTGGTGGGGGCCATCGCCATCCCCACGCTGCCCATTGCCCAGTACCCGGACCTGGCGCCGCCACAGGTGACTGTCACCAGCAACTACGTGGGCGCCAGCTCCGAGGTGGTGGAGAGCGCCGTCACCATCCCGCTGGAGCAGGAGCTCAACGGCGTGGAGGGCATGCGCTACATCACCTCCACCAGCGGCAATGACGGCGTCAGCACCATCACCATCACCTTCGAGCCCACGCGAGACATCGAGGTGGCCGCCGTCGACGTGCAGAACCGCGTCAGCCGCGCCGCCGCGCGCCTGCCCTCGCAGGTGAACCAGACGGGCATCGTCGTCAACAAGGCCTCCAGCCAGATGCTGATGACGGTGGCCCTCTTCAGCCCCGACGAGCGCTACGACGCGAAGTTCCTCAGCAACTACGCCGATGTGAATCTCAAGGACGCCATCAAGCGCGTCCGGGGCGTGGGCGAGGTCCGCATCTTCGGTGAGCGCAAGTTCTCCATGCGCCTGTGGCTGGACCCCACGGAACTGGCGCGGCGCAAGCTCACTCCGCAGGACGTCACGCGTGCCCTCCAGGAGCAGAACCTCCAGGTGGCCGCGGGCGCGGTGGGCCAGCCTCCGTCCTCGGAGGAGCAGCCCTACCAGCTCGCGGTGCGAGCGCGGGGCCGCCTCGTGGAGCCGGAGGAGTTCGGCGAAATCGTCCTCATGCGCCAGAACGACGGCAAGAGCGTGCGCGTGAAGGACGTGGGCCGCGTGGAGATGGGCGCGGAGAACTACGGCACGCTGCTGCGCTTCAATGGCAAGCAGGCCGTGGGTCTCGCCATCTTCCAGCTCCCCACCGCCAACGCGCTCGACGTGCGTGACGGCGTCTACTCGGAGCTGGAGCGCCTGTCGAAGCAGTTCCCCCCGGGCATGGAGTTCATGACGGGCACGGACACCACGCTCGCGGTGCGCGCGTCCATCAAGGAAGTGCTCCACACCCTGGTGGAAGCCATCGCGCTCGTCATCCTCGTCATCTTCCTGTTCCTGCACGGCTGGCGCAGCGTGCTCATCACCGCCTTCACCCTCCCCGTCTCGCTGGTAGGCACCTTCGCCTTCGTCCAGTTGATGGGCTTCTCCATCAACACGCTCACCCTCTTCGGCCTCACGCTGGCCACGGGCCTCGTGGTGGACGACGCCATCGTCGTCATCGAGAACATCGAGCGTTTGATGGTGGAGCGGCACCTGACACCGGTGCAGGCCGCGCGCGAGGGCATGAAGGAGGTGTCCGGCGCCGTCATCGCCATCTCCATCGTGCTCGTCGCGGTGTTCGTCCCGGTGGCCCTCTTCCCCGGCACCACGGGCGCCATCTACCGCCAGTTCGCGCTCACCATCGCCGCGTCGGTGGCCCTGTCCACCTTCTGCGCCCTCACGCTGACGCCCGCGCTGTCGGCGCGGATGCTCAAGCACCACGAGGGTGAGAAGTGGATCTTCTTCCGCTGGGTGGACAAGGCGCTGGACGCGACGCGCGCGGTGTACGGCCGCAACCTGCGCCGGCTCCTGAAGCACCCCCTCATCGTGCTGGTGGCCTTCCTCCTCTGCATCGGCGGCACGGTGATGCTCTTCCGCTCCGCGCCCACGGGCTTCATCCCCGACGAGGACCAGGGCTACATCATCGTCTCCCTGCAGGGCCCGGAGGGCATGTCCCTGGCCCAGACGGAGAAGGTGATGGCGGAGGTGGAGAAGATTCTCAGCGCTCAGCCCGAGACGCGCGCGGTCTTCGCCATCGGCGGGTTCTCCCTCCAGGGCTCTGGCGCGAACATGGCCACCATGTTCACCGCGCTGAAGCCGTGGGAGGAGCGGCCCGGAAAGAACCAGACGGTGGCCGCGCTGGTGGAGCGGCTGCGTGGCCCCTTCAGCAAGATTGGCGGCGCGCGCGTGATTCCCTTCCAGCCGCCGGCCATTCGCGGCGTCGGCAGCGTCGGCGGCTTCCAGTTCGTCGTCGAGGACATCCAGGGCACCAGCTCGCTGGACCAGATTGCGTCGGCCGTGCAGCAGCTGGTGGCCAAGGGCAACGAGGACGGCCAGCTCCGCGGCGTCTTCACCACCTTCAACGCCGACACGCCGCTGCTCGACGTGGAGGTGGACCGGCAGAAGGCCAAGGCGCTCGGTGTCCCCATCGAGCAGATCTTCGGCACCATGCAGGTCTACATGGGCAGCCAGTACGTCAACGACTTCAACTACGCGAACCGCACCTACCGCGTCTATGTGCAGGCCGAGCAGCAGTTCCGCGACAGCCCGCAGGACATCGGCGCCTTCTACGTGCGCAGCGACAGCAACGACATGATTCCCCTGGAGTCGCTGGTGAAGGTGGAGCCCACCGTCTCCGCGCAGGTCATCCGCCACTACAACCTGTTCCGCTCGGTGGAGATCAACGGCCAGGGCGCTCCGGGCGTGTCCTCCGGCCAGGCGCTGGACAAGATGGAGTCCATCGCCGCGCAGGTGCTGCCGCAGGGCATGGGCTCGGAGTGGACGGGCATCAGCCTCGAGCAGAAGCAGAGCGGCGGTCAGACGATGATCATCTTCGGCCTGGGCCTGCTCTTCGTGTTCCTGGTGCTCTCCGCGCAGTACGAGAGCTTCAGCCTCCCGCTGGTCATCATTCTCTCGGTGCCGCTGGCCATCATGGGCGCGATTGGACTCCAGCTCTGGCGCGGGTACGCCAATGACGTGTTCTGCCAGGTGGGACTCGTGATGCTGGTGGGTCTCGCCAGCAAGAACGCCATCCTCATCGTGGAGTTCGCGGAGCAGCTCCGTGCGACGGGCAAGAGCGCCATCGACGCGGTGGTGGAGGCGGCGGAAGTGCGCCTGCGTCCCATCCTCATGACGTCGATTGCCTTCCTCCTCGGCGTGGTGCCGCTGATGACGGCGTCGGGCGCGGGCGCGGCCTCGCGCAACTCGCTGGGCACGGCGGTGTTCGGCGGCATGCTCGTGTCCACCGTGGTCAACTTCGTCTTCATCCCCGGCCTCTACGTGCTGATGCAGAAGCTGCGCGGCGAGGCGAAGCGGAGCACGGGCGAGGATGAGGCGGTGCCGGCTCCGGCTCCGTCGCACTGA
- a CDS encoding cell envelope biogenesis protein TolA, whose translation MLVALILVSIGFAVTLGILLFGGSKNAALPSSSSSAPSNRNELESESQRRAKAEAELQRKQKELDEQRNQLQDVKEQLKQTKRKLFEQKEGDKGSQDLAKARAEVERAASIQLERTREELAHALSENQRLRSETESRGRRPQPAPAAPAPAPAAAPQISAPAKEGEPVVAAAVTVVPAAEAAPQQDKGQRRFRELNDADREKMERLEQQANKERSRAVELEKELRRVKGRNETQQRVYATAKSDLDLMRDKYKALEKRLNRTLLERDLMRRAIKDLEKKTGMLAERTELTPEEMAASDQRTEETARARAETEAQAAAAQAPAATPTEAPASEPAAPADSENKPASV comes from the coding sequence GTGCTGGTTGCACTCATCCTCGTATCGATCGGGTTTGCCGTGACGCTCGGCATCCTGCTCTTTGGCGGCTCGAAAAACGCCGCGCTCCCGTCCTCCTCTTCCTCCGCGCCCTCGAACCGCAACGAGCTCGAGTCCGAGTCCCAGCGGCGCGCGAAGGCGGAGGCGGAGCTCCAGCGGAAGCAGAAGGAGCTCGACGAGCAGCGGAACCAGTTGCAGGACGTGAAGGAGCAGCTCAAGCAGACCAAGCGCAAGCTCTTCGAGCAGAAGGAGGGCGACAAGGGCTCGCAGGACCTCGCCAAGGCCCGCGCCGAGGTGGAGCGCGCCGCGTCCATCCAGCTCGAGCGGACCCGCGAGGAGCTGGCCCACGCCCTGTCCGAGAACCAGCGCCTGCGCTCGGAGACGGAGTCGCGCGGCCGTCGCCCGCAGCCGGCACCCGCCGCTCCCGCCCCGGCGCCCGCGGCCGCTCCGCAGATCTCCGCCCCCGCCAAGGAGGGTGAGCCCGTCGTGGCCGCCGCCGTGACGGTGGTTCCGGCCGCCGAGGCCGCGCCGCAGCAGGACAAGGGACAGCGCCGCTTCCGCGAGCTGAACGACGCGGACCGCGAGAAGATGGAGCGCCTGGAGCAGCAGGCCAACAAGGAGCGCTCGCGCGCGGTGGAGCTGGAGAAGGAGCTGCGCCGGGTGAAGGGCCGCAACGAGACGCAGCAGCGCGTCTACGCCACGGCGAAGAGCGACCTGGACCTGATGCGGGACAAGTACAAGGCGCTGGAGAAGCGCCTCAACCGCACGCTCCTGGAGCGCGACCTGATGCGCCGGGCCATCAAGGACCTGGAGAAGAAGACGGGCATGCTCGCCGAGCGCACGGAGCTGACGCCGGAGGAGATGGCCGCCAGCGACCAGCGCACCGAGGAGACCGCCCGCGCTCGCGCCGAGACCGAGGCCCAGGCCGCCGCCGCCCAGGCTCCCGCCGCCACCCCGACCGAGGCCCCCGCCTCCGAGCCCGCCGCTCCGGCCGACTCCGAGAACAAGCCCGCGTCCGTCTGA
- a CDS encoding TolC family protein has protein sequence MATPSVLLLALVATSMQSEPTPSAVTPATIAPKVEDAMLAPVPPAARVVKTWDEALGLVRERSTDLRSAEAGVERASGRWRQALGTLLPNARAQGTLAHDLLNPDVPFGVSPTAAGDGHIATTPVATLSATLTQSVVDLSAWRGLSSARAAETSASASLQDVRRRLTLGVARTLVATVAAERAAEINRVNLRRALERSALTQRSFDLGAGNQLDVVRVNQDVAVARGALVAGDEQLRKAREALGFSLGFGQAIGVDPSFNLQGLVDSTRKDCSPLEGFDSRPDLVAAKAQVTSAHESKRQASAGYLPTLGVSSTLYGLTTEPGFGRFATWNISAVLSVPIWEGGTREGLVRERKGVETQAAAALESARRDVEVEVAQARRGVEVAEALVKTAVESRDLAEKTDQLTRRAFEVGRGSSLELVQSAAALRQAELTLVLREFELVQARLDAFLTEARCDW, from the coding sequence ATGGCAACCCCTTCCGTTCTCCTCCTGGCGCTCGTCGCCACCTCGATGCAGTCCGAGCCGACCCCCTCCGCCGTTACTCCGGCCACCATTGCGCCGAAGGTGGAGGACGCGATGCTCGCCCCCGTCCCACCCGCCGCGCGCGTGGTGAAGACCTGGGACGAGGCGCTCGGCCTCGTGCGCGAGCGCTCCACTGACTTGCGCAGCGCCGAGGCCGGAGTGGAGCGCGCCAGCGGCCGGTGGCGTCAGGCCCTGGGCACGCTGCTGCCCAACGCGCGCGCCCAGGGCACCCTGGCCCATGACCTCCTCAACCCGGACGTCCCCTTCGGCGTGAGCCCCACCGCCGCCGGTGACGGCCACATCGCGACGACGCCCGTGGCCACGCTGAGCGCCACGCTGACGCAGTCGGTGGTGGACCTGAGCGCCTGGCGCGGGCTGTCCTCGGCGCGGGCGGCGGAGACGAGCGCCTCGGCCAGCCTCCAGGACGTGCGCCGCCGGCTGACGCTGGGCGTGGCCCGGACGCTGGTGGCCACCGTGGCCGCCGAGCGCGCCGCCGAAATCAACCGCGTCAACCTGCGGCGCGCCCTGGAGCGCTCCGCCCTCACCCAGCGCAGCTTCGACCTGGGCGCGGGCAACCAGCTGGACGTCGTGCGCGTGAATCAGGACGTCGCCGTGGCGCGCGGTGCCCTCGTCGCCGGTGACGAGCAATTGCGCAAGGCCCGCGAGGCCCTGGGCTTCTCACTCGGCTTCGGCCAGGCCATCGGCGTCGACCCGTCCTTCAACCTGCAGGGGCTGGTGGACTCCACGCGCAAGGACTGCTCGCCGCTGGAGGGCTTCGACTCCCGCCCGGATTTGGTGGCGGCGAAGGCCCAGGTGACGTCCGCGCACGAGAGCAAGCGTCAGGCGTCCGCCGGCTACCTGCCGACGCTGGGCGTCTCCAGCACCCTCTACGGCCTCACCACCGAGCCGGGCTTCGGCCGCTTCGCGACGTGGAACATCTCCGCGGTGCTCTCGGTCCCCATCTGGGAAGGCGGCACGCGCGAGGGCCTGGTGCGCGAGCGGAAGGGCGTGGAGACGCAGGCGGCCGCGGCGCTGGAGAGCGCCCGCCGCGACGTCGAAGTGGAAGTGGCCCAGGCCCGACGCGGTGTCGAGGTGGCTGAGGCCCTGGTGAAGACGGCCGTCGAGTCGCGAGACCTCGCGGAGAAGACGGACCAGCTCACCCGACGTGCTTTTGAAGTGGGCCGCGGCAGCAGCCTCGAGCTGGTGCAGAGCGCCGCCGCCCTGCGCCAGGCGGAGCTGACGCTGGTGCTACGTGAATTCGAGCTCGTCCAGGCGCGCCTGGACGCATTCCTGACGGAGGCCCGGTGCGACTGGTGA
- a CDS encoding efflux RND transporter periplasmic adaptor subunit, whose amino-acid sequence MRLVKRVRPLEALKKSVGSWVVLATVAGCGGPKGPPPAPPPREIDVVSLAPHEVRDTGEYLGSLLSRQSVTVMPQVAGYVRKILVHPGQKIEAGAALVEVDARVDTAALDSAQAQLSSTKVNLELARSTLARVEALRKEGLASAQELDAARAQVEASEAASRSSAAQVTQRQVQLQYNVVRAPFAGTVGDVLVRVGDFVSATSQLTSIAQADALEVSVSVPSTRARELKPDTAVEILDGQGKVLLTSTVFFVAPQADPRTQLVEVKAAFRNTVGLRPSELVRTRLVYSVRDALQIPALAVVRQSGQPFALIVQEKEGKTVVERRPITLGALGEMTYVVEKGLKAGDLVAVSSMQALRDGMAVKVKNAPQADARPAEALGTQTAGGTGGGSPVGGSR is encoded by the coding sequence GTGCGACTGGTGAAGCGGGTGCGCCCCCTGGAGGCGCTGAAGAAGTCGGTGGGAAGTTGGGTGGTACTGGCGACGGTGGCCGGATGCGGTGGGCCGAAGGGACCTCCGCCCGCGCCTCCGCCGCGTGAAATCGACGTGGTGTCGCTGGCCCCGCACGAGGTGCGAGACACTGGCGAGTACCTCGGCAGCCTGCTGTCGCGGCAGAGCGTCACCGTCATGCCGCAGGTGGCCGGCTACGTGCGCAAGATTCTGGTGCACCCCGGCCAGAAGATTGAGGCCGGCGCGGCGCTGGTGGAAGTGGACGCGCGCGTCGACACGGCCGCGCTGGACAGCGCCCAGGCGCAGCTGAGCTCCACCAAGGTGAACCTGGAGCTGGCGCGCAGCACGCTGGCCCGCGTGGAGGCGCTGCGCAAGGAAGGCCTCGCCAGCGCGCAGGAGCTGGACGCCGCCCGCGCCCAGGTGGAGGCCTCCGAGGCCGCCTCGCGCTCCTCGGCCGCGCAGGTGACGCAGCGCCAGGTGCAGCTGCAATACAACGTCGTGCGCGCGCCCTTCGCGGGCACGGTGGGCGACGTGCTGGTGCGCGTGGGTGACTTCGTCAGCGCCACCTCGCAGCTCACCAGCATCGCGCAGGCGGATGCGCTGGAGGTCAGCGTCTCGGTGCCGTCCACCCGCGCCCGCGAGCTCAAGCCGGACACGGCGGTGGAAATCCTCGACGGGCAGGGCAAGGTGCTGCTCACCAGCACCGTCTTCTTCGTCGCCCCGCAGGCAGACCCGCGCACGCAGCTGGTGGAGGTGAAGGCTGCCTTCCGCAACACCGTGGGCCTGCGCCCCAGCGAGCTCGTCCGCACGCGCCTCGTGTACTCGGTGCGCGACGCGCTGCAGATTCCGGCGCTCGCGGTGGTGCGCCAGAGTGGCCAGCCCTTCGCCCTCATCGTCCAGGAGAAGGAAGGCAAGACGGTGGTGGAGCGCCGCCCGATTACCCTCGGCGCGCTCGGTGAGATGACCTACGTCGTGGAGAAGGGCCTGAAGGCGGGAGACCTCGTCGCGGTCTCCTCCATGCAGGCGCTGCGCGATGGCATGGCCGTGAAGGTGAAGAACGCGCCCCAGGCCGACGCGCGGCCCGCCGAGGCCCTGGGAACGCAGACGGCCGGTGGCACAGGAGGCGGGTCCCCCGTCGGCGGAAGCCGCTGA
- a CDS encoding MarR family winged helix-turn-helix transcriptional regulator, producing MQLLALKSIAHGVRSQAALAERLGVDPPAASRLVDRLEEDGLVHRRAGEDRRCVRLELGEKGHAEMELVHAALQWVDGELRKHLEPAEVTELQRLLTKLQDGVSQEEDSSASGGCATDE from the coding sequence ATGCAACTCCTGGCGCTGAAGTCGATTGCGCATGGTGTGCGCAGTCAGGCCGCGCTCGCGGAGCGCCTGGGGGTGGACCCTCCCGCGGCGAGCCGGCTCGTGGACCGCCTGGAGGAAGACGGGCTGGTGCACCGCCGAGCGGGCGAGGACCGCCGGTGTGTGCGGCTGGAGCTGGGCGAGAAGGGGCATGCGGAGATGGAGCTGGTGCATGCCGCGCTCCAGTGGGTGGACGGAGAGCTGCGCAAGCACCTGGAGCCCGCGGAGGTCACGGAGCTGCAACGCCTGCTGACGAAGCTCCAGGACGGCGTGTCGCAGGAGGAGGACTCCTCGGCGTCGGGCGGCTGCGCCACGGACGAGTGA
- a CDS encoding DUF488 domain-containing protein has product MPIKTKRWCVPAEPDDGYRVLVCRYRPRGLPKAKETWDVWMSDLAPSPDLFDAFYGKGQTPITLDAYRERYVQEMQAQQDRIAALAERVDRGETVTLLCSKDCILEPICHRTLLARLIEAARRK; this is encoded by the coding sequence ATGCCCATCAAGACCAAGCGCTGGTGCGTGCCCGCCGAGCCCGATGACGGCTACCGCGTGCTGGTCTGCCGCTACCGTCCGCGCGGCCTGCCCAAGGCGAAGGAGACCTGGGACGTGTGGATGAGTGATTTGGCGCCCAGCCCGGACCTCTTCGATGCGTTCTACGGCAAGGGCCAGACGCCCATCACCCTCGACGCGTACCGGGAGCGGTACGTCCAGGAGATGCAGGCGCAGCAGGACAGGATTGCCGCGCTGGCCGAGCGCGTGGACCGGGGCGAGACGGTGACGCTGCTGTGCTCGAAGGACTGCATCCTCGAGCCCATCTGCCACCGCACGCTGCTGGCCCGGCTCATCGAGGCCGCGCGCCGCAAATGA